TAAAAACCAGGGCACTCATATGAGATGGTTTAAACCAACCATATGTCAAACTTGTAAAGCCTAGTTAAGTAAAGCGCGGTTTAATGCGCCCAGCCGTCCACATCCCGGTTGGGCGTTTTTTTGTGCTTTTTCAAATAACCTATTATTTAGTTGAACGTTTCGCTTTTAGATGAATTCAATAAAACTCTTTGCTATACGAAGAAGGAGTTCAGCCCTTTTCGGGTTGAAGGACATGGCATAGCGCCAGCGAAGCCCGGTGCGTTACGCCGCCCCTCGGAAGGCTGCCGCTTCAGTAGCGCGGTTGTTAGTGGGCAACCTGAAGCGCCACCAAAAAAGCAATAGCCGTGAGAGAGAGAAAGAGAAAACAATATGAAATTAAAACTCGCCACCTGGAACATTAATTCCGTTCGTCTAAGAATAGATAGCTTAGCTAAATTCGCAGCTGATCAATCCCCTGATGTTATTGCATTGCAAGAAATCAAATGTTCAAACGAACATTTTCCCCTAAAAGCCATAAATGATATCGGATATGAACACGTCACCTACCATGGTCAGAAATCATATCATGGTGTCGCTATTCTTTCTAAAATTCCTTTAGAAACTGTAGGGCAACATGACTTTAATTCATCAAACGACACACGCCATCTTGCAGTAAAATTAAAAACAGGCAGTCGCAGCAAACACCCACTGATTTTACATAACTTCTATATCCCCGCTGGTGGAGATATTCCTGATAGAGAGAAAAATATCAAATTTGGCCAAAAGCTGGATTACCTCACGAACCTAACAAATTGGTTTGAAGATGGTTCAAACAATCATTCAGACAACATGATTATGGTCGGTGATTTTAACATAGCTCCGTTAGAAACTGACGTTTGGTCCCATAAACAATTGCTGAAAGTCGTCTCACATACACCCATTGAAGTTGAACATCTGAACAAATTACAAGCCACAAAAAACTGGCATGACATAATGCGAACAATGATACCAGAGCCAGAACCATTATACACATGGTGGAGCTACAGAGCCAAAGATTGGAAAGCCTCCAACAGAGGACGTAGACTAGACCACATCTGGACCACACCCAAACTTGCCAAAAAAGCAAAATCGATGGAAGTCATCACAGAAATGCGCTCATGGGAAAAAGCCTCAGACCACGCCCCCGTCATCGCCAACTTTGAGCTTTAAAGCGCGTTGCTTTTTATTGGATTCACTAAACGGTTTCTTTTGTCTCACGGGCTATTCCGCCGCGAAAAGCGGCGGGCCCTCCGACGGGGCGGCGCTTTCGCCGGGCAGCTCTTGCTGCCATGTTCGCGCTCTGAAGTAGAGTACTCCCTTCTTCGGGAAGACAGTTCTGAAGTGGTTTTTATGAATTCATTAAAACGCAACGTGCTCCTGTTGTTTTCTTTCTCAATAGAGGGCCCTTCATTTCAAAAAATTTAAGTAGATACAATCTGAGGCAAACAACACCCCAAAACCCTAAGCGATCAAATAAAAAACCTAACGACACGAAGAAGGGAGTGCTCTACTTCAGAGCACGCACATGACGCCATAGGCGTCCGGCGCGAGCGCCGCACCTCGTAGGGCCTGTCGCACTAGCGACAGAATAGCCCGTGAGAGAAAACAGAGAAAACAAAAAAACACCTTCAATTTTTTCAATTGAAGGTGTTTTCTTTTGGTACCGCTCTTATGAACTTTATTTTCTAAAAATAAAATTCCAAAATATTTAGTGAGTTGCCATCATATATGTTTCAAATGAAGCATTTTCAGCAACTTCTAACGTTTCATCAATCTGTTTAATCCGCTCAACCATGACAGATAAACGAGACTTGATAGTCTGAATAAAATTATCAGCAATTGCAGGATCATCACCCATAATTGCATAAAGCATCTCGCGAGAGATTTTAAGAGCTTTAACCTCAGATTTCGCACGAACTGTTGATGCATGCACATGATCAACAAGCATCGCCATTTCACCAACTAAAATCCCATGACCAAAATGCTCACGAGACCGGCCTATTTCAGGCTGAGCCAAACGTTCAACCAACCCAACAACTATAAAATAAGCTGCATCACCAGATTGACCATCTTCAATCATTACTTGACCAGGGCGGAAAACAACACGATCAGCTCCATTTATAATCATCATAAGCTGTTCATCAGACAGTGTAGAGAACACATCCAACTGTTTCAACGGCCCTACCAATTCGGCAAGCTTCATAAAATTGACCTCTTATTTAAATCATCCATTAGCAAACGCTTGTGCACAATGCTGCCTACAATGAAAAATTCAAAAGCAAACAACACCGAACTCAAATCAAAAGTACTCAACTAAAAAACACCTATGATCTGGTTGCTCATTAAACAACAAACCAAAAAGGTACTTTTTTACGCATTTTACTAAATGGATACCCCAAAATATGAGAAAGAATACACTCTCATACCGAAGTGAAACATCACCTCTTGTTTTGGTTGAACAACAAATTTGCCCTCATGTTGTTCACCAAGACAAGACCGACTGTAAGAGGTTAAAATAAAAAAATCCAGAGACCAAAATCAGAAGACTGTGGAAGACCAGGGGAGAAACTTATGGGACGAGCTTATATCCCCCTGCCTCAGTCAATAAAAGTTCAGACTGTGACGGATCTATCTCAATTTTTTGGCGAAGACGATAAATATGCGTTTCCAGAGTATGAGTGGTAACTTTTGCATTATACCCCCACACTTCATGTAATAAGACATCTCGTGTAACGACTTTTTCACCGGCACGATAAAGAAACTTTAAAATGGAAGTTTCTTTTTCAGTCAGACGAATTTTCTTTTCTTCACTATCTATGAGCAATTTTGACGCAGGCTTAAAACTATATGGCCCAATAGAGAAAATTGCATCCTCGCTTTGTTCATGTTGCCGCAA
This Hyphomicrobiales bacterium 4NK60-0047b DNA region includes the following protein-coding sequences:
- a CDS encoding exodeoxyribonuclease III encodes the protein MKLKLATWNINSVRLRIDSLAKFAADQSPDVIALQEIKCSNEHFPLKAINDIGYEHVTYHGQKSYHGVAILSKIPLETVGQHDFNSSNDTRHLAVKLKTGSRSKHPLILHNFYIPAGGDIPDREKNIKFGQKLDYLTNLTNWFEDGSNNHSDNMIMVGDFNIAPLETDVWSHKQLLKVVSHTPIEVEHLNKLQATKNWHDIMRTMIPEPEPLYTWWSYRAKDWKASNRGRRLDHIWTTPKLAKKAKSMEVITEMRSWEKASDHAPVIANFEL